The genomic stretch AACTTGGGTCCCTGTAAGTCTTGAATCAGTGCGATGGGCCTGCCCAGGTCTTGGGCGCACTTGCGTGCGGCAAGAAACATGCGTTTGTGGGAATCATGAGATCCATGACTGAAATTGAACCGGAATCCGTCCGCTCCGGCCCGAATCAGGTTCGCGATGACCGTCTCGGACTCCGATGCCGGTCCCAAAGTGGCAATGATCTTGGCCTGCGTTGCATCGGGCCGTGAGACTGTGGATGTTGTCATATGCCGACCATCACATTGAGGGGAAAACCGTTAGAAAAGACCCGCGGCCCGTCGCCGGATCCACGAATCCGCGGCCTGGAGCGCCTCGTCATCCGCATCCGGCGGGCCTCTATCCCCGCGCCCGGGCTTTCAGGGAAAGCGGCGGTTTCATGAGCCCGTTAGGTGCGTACTCTGACAAATTTGCGTATTGGTTTCAAGCCGAACCCGGCTTCAGAGGAAATTCAGAAAGGAAAGCAGCACCCCAAAACAACAGCGCCTCGCGGTATGTTACTCCGGCCGCGAGGCGCCGCCCTGCTTCTTTGCCCGATGGTATCATCTTGAGGTGCGTCGTTGACCTTTCTTAGAGCAAGTCGTATGCCATGTCGGAGCGCCGGAACAACACCAAAGCATTGCGCGGCCGCCGTACCGCCATCGCTGAGATATAACAAATTGAAATGTATGACTAAACAGGATAAGAGCGTCGTCGGATTCCTTCTAAAAAAGGAACCACCCCTTCGCAGAGATCGCCGGATGGATAGGCATCCGCCGGCACTCCGACCTCCAAATCGGGAGACTATTCCCTACGATTTCGGGAATAGTCTCCCGAAACCGAAATCCGGAAACGCTGTCCGATCTGTCCGTATATCAATGCATTTCGTAGCGGAGCAGCCGGCACTCCGGGGGGCCGTTGTACAGAATGATCCTTCGCGAGGTGCGAAGCTCGATCTGTTTGGCGAGGTTGGGATCGCCGGTGAAGATCTCGGCCGTCCAGCCGTTGCATTTGTGTTTCAACACATCGCCGAGCTTTTTGTAGAACAGTTGTGGATCTTCGGGCAGATCGAGTCTGTGACCATAGGGAGGGTTGGTCAGGATAAGCCCTGGGCCGGTTTCGGGCTCGAAATCCAGCACATCGCGGCGAAGGAAACGAACGTAGTTCTCCACTCCGGCCTTCTTGGCGTTCCGGCGGGCCGATTGCACGGCGGACCAGTCTTTGTCCATACCGACAATGGGACACGAAACGGCATCCGAGCCGGTCTGTTGCGCTTCCCGGACCAGTTCCTTCCACGCGCTTTGCTGAAAATTCCTCCATTTCTCGAAAGCGAATCGTTCATGCAAAAGACCGGGCGCGCGATGCGCAGCGAACAAGGCCGCCTCGATCACAATTGTGCCGGTACCGCACATGGGATCGATCAGAGGAGTCCGGCCGTCCCAGCCCGACAGCAGCACGAGCCCGGCCGCCAGGGTTTCCTTTAAAGGGGCCTTCTTCCGATCCGAACCATAGCCACGGCGATGAAGGCGGTCTCCTGTCGTATCCAGGCTGAGGGTCGCCTTGCCCTGAACCACGTGCAGGCTGACGCCCAGATCCGGGTCATGGCGATCCACGTCGGGCCTGTGCCCCCATTTGGACCGCAAGGCGTCCGCCACAGCGTCTTTCACCTTGAGGGCCGCGTATTGAGCGTTCTTCAGAAGAGGCGTGTCCCAGGTGGACGCGTCCACGGCAAAGGTTTGTCCCTTGAGCAGATACCGGTCCCACGGCATCGAGCGACATGTTTTATATAAGGCATCCGGATCCTTGCACGTAAATTCTTTCAGAACCAGCAGCACCCGGTTTCCCGTGCGCAGCCACAGGTTCGCTTTGTACGCATCCGGAAGTGTTCCCCGGAAGAAAACGCCGCCCACGCCTTGGTGAATCGATTTCAGACCGAGACCGTCCAGTTCCGTCTCGAGAACCCGCTCCAATCCCCGAGCCGTTGGTACGAAAAAATCATAGGATTGATCCATTGAATCCTCTTTTCCGAGCGTGAATGGTTTACTTTTCGAAAGACGGATCGGACGATTTACCGGTTAGGACTGTTTATGAACGATTTCATGGCCGACATCAAGGTGTCAAGAAGAGTTACCTCGAAGAAACGCGACAAGGCCCCCTCCTCAAGATCCCTCCGATGCAGAAAAAAGAAAGGCAGCGCCGCATCCGGCCCGCCTTTCCTTGGTGAAAGAGATGTCGAATTTACTCTTGGGACTTCTTTCTGAACCCCAGAAGACTCAGGAGACCCGTTCCGAGGAGCCAAACGGCGCCGGGGATAGGCACGGCGTTCGCATAGATCAGGGGCTCGTTGTAATCCTGGTCTCCGCCTCCGAAAGGATCGTTATAGGCGATAAAGAAATCGTTCGTCCCCCCCAACCCGTTGATGCCATAGGCATTGGCGCTGGAGAATTTGACATTGCTCAGTCCGAACATGAAATCCGTTCCAAAACCGAGAAGGACCGTGAGGTCAATGGGGCTCCAGGAACCGGGATTGTTCGGATCGTTGACCCACCCTCGGGTGTCCGGAGTCCAGGCGCCCGGATCGTAAAGCGGCGTAAACGTATTGAAACCGGCTCCGTGCCAAACACCGAAAGGCGCGGTAGCTGAAGAGTCGTAGGCCATCACGAGAATGGAGCCCACGTCGTTCGTGTTGAATACGCTGAAAGCGCCCATGTTGTGGTCGCCTATGAGCCCCCCGGTTCCATCCAGGCCGGCGCCTAAAAGGCCTTCCATGGTAGTTTCGGAATACGAGGCGCCGTAGATGGCGTTGTATGCGGCAGCAACCTCCTGCTCGTTGGGATAGGTCCAAGAAGTATCCGCCTGAACCATGGGCGCGCCCGCCAGGCACACCGCCAAGAATAGAAGAACTCCCAATGATCTCATAATCCCTTTCCTCCGCCTTCTACTCGACATTTTGACTAGGCTCCAAAATAAAAAGCCGGGTCCCCGTTTCCAGGCGACCCGGCTGTCTTTCTCAAGACCCGTGGCTTTCCGTCCCCACCTCACGATGGGTTTGGCTTTTGCTGGCATCATCTTTTCTGATACTCAAATCGTCATGTCAGTAATGTATCAAGCGCTCACCTTAAAGTCAAGAAAAAAATACGTCGATTCGCTCAGAAACCCGAATAGCGCATAAGGTCTCACTTCGTTTCCTTCATCAGCCGTCCCCGATTCCACCTGCTATGAAAACCCCGCCCATTTCTATAATACCGCCATACCGCCTGCGTCGCTGTTTTGGGACGCTTCCAAATGCATGTTTGAACAAAGTGGAATTTTACGCTATGAATTTATGTTCGGGAAACGGGTCTGGAGGACCCCGAAAAAAGCGAAACGCTCACGCAGAGTATTGATCCCCGGTCTAACCTGCATGCCGGGCAGGCATTCCCCTTCGTGTC from Deltaproteobacteria bacterium encodes the following:
- a CDS encoding methyltransferase; translation: MDQSYDFFVPTARGLERVLETELDGLGLKSIHQGVGGVFFRGTLPDAYKANLWLRTGNRVLLVLKEFTCKDPDALYKTCRSMPWDRYLLKGQTFAVDASTWDTPLLKNAQYAALKVKDAVADALRSKWGHRPDVDRHDPDLGVSLHVVQGKATLSLDTTGDRLHRRGYGSDRKKAPLKETLAAGLVLLSGWDGRTPLIDPMCGTGTIVIEAALFAAHRAPGLLHERFAFEKWRNFQQSAWKELVREAQQTGSDAVSCPIVGMDKDWSAVQSARRNAKKAGVENYVRFLRRDVLDFEPETGPGLILTNPPYGHRLDLPEDPQLFYKKLGDVLKHKCNGWTAEIFTGDPNLAKQIELRTSRRIILYNGPPECRLLRYEMH